The nucleotide window TTTCTGAGGCAGCCTGGGAAACCTCCACATCACTTTTGCAGGGCTGAGTGGTTGACTGTGGTGTTTTCTGAAGGGTGTTCCCAGGACCCATGGTAAAACCAACGCAGTTCAACCCCATCCAGGACCAGCTTTGAAGCCTGCTTGAATAGCAGAAGCCCCTCCAGTTTTCTGGTCCCAAGGGCTCTGCCAGGCCCATCCCACCACACCTCGGAGGatctggtgcctggagcactgtgttttCCCTGCTGGACCCGTCCTGAGTATTATTATTTGGGCCATGCTTCCCGggttttaaattattctgtctCAACTAGCTGATGGCATTTGTTACATGTCATGCAATGTTCCTGGTAATTAATTGgtatttaattaattaaggGATAATGGCATTCAATTAAGGGATGCCTGTGGAACACTGTCACTGGGTAATTAATGGCTTCCTGCTGCTCAAGCAAAGCTGAGGcatttgtggaaaataaatagaggagaagctgagatgtTTGTTCCCTTGGCAGGAGACTGGTCATGTCCCAGAGCTCTCAGATTCTCCAGGACCCCATTTCCAGACCTTTATCCAGGGTGAGCCAGGCTTTTCCCCCCAGCACACTTGAGATTGCTGCCACTGACATCCAGGAGCATCCTTTCTGGTGGAAAACAGCCCTCATCTCCTCTTGGCTTTGGAGCAGAgcatggaaaaaatgcaaatttcctGTGAcatgaagacaaatgaaaatggATTTCCTGAGCCGAACAGCGAACCCAGCCGCGGCTGGCTCTTCCAGTAGCAGGCAGCCGTGGTGCAGAAGTGCCCCTGCCACGCTGCTGCATCTGAAGAGATACAACGTGAACATTGCCAGAAATTGTGGTGCCTTTGTTCCCCAACAGCCTGCAATAGGTTTTCCCTAAAAAGCCCTAAGCCGGTTTTGTTCCGAATTTGTACTTCCAGCTGAGAACTGCAAAACAgttaagggggaaaaatgcaaattgGCTTTTCACGGGTTGATTGCTGATGCCTCCTCTGGAGGAATTGCTTGCTGGATCTAATTGTTTAGCCCAGGAATGTAATGGCACTATTAATAATTTACTGTTCCTTTACACTGGCTCCTTAAATGCATTgtgctttcattattttcctgcaCTCCTATAGAACCAATTTTTTCCATTCTAATTCCTTCACGCATTTCAGCTCCACTTGGGTAACAGGACCAGGATGCAAGGAAGCTCTGGGGTGGAGGAAGGCCAAGGGAGTTTCCACTGCAAAATTAAAGCCTATGAGCTGGTATGGTTAACCATTTCTTTGTCATTCCGTCCTGTGTGTGTTTCTGAGAGCATGTGTGTGTTCATGCCAGCATGTGTGAGATGCACCTGTAGTCACTGATCTCTCAGCATTTTTGGGTTGTTTTGgatgaacctttttttttttttttctttttttttttttcctccagtggaGGTGTACAGGATGGACGTGGTGGAGCCTACACACTTTCCTGAGACCTCTGGGATGGAAGGTAATGTGGAAATGGAAACTCTAATTACAGATCCAGCAAGCTCCACTTTCTAATTAATTGCAGATTAAGTTAAAAATAGAACTGGTTATGTAAAATAAACCTAAAAGCCCCAGTCTACCTGGTTACACAATACCCAGAACAATGATCTCTGCTGAGGCTTAGTTCAGGGTGAAAATGCTCCAGGTGTGGTTTTTGAAGACACGCAGAGCAAAATGGGGCCAGTTCTGCTGGGAACCACTGTTCACATCCTATTGTGGGGCTGGTGCCCAtgccctgctctgtgcctgggaaggggCTCCCCAGTCCCCCTACTGCACCCCCTGCTGTAGGCAGAAGGCTCATCCGTCAGCTCATGGACACCACTCATCATCCTGTAGGTCCCAAAATTCTTTAAAGCCCACCTTGTGCAGTTCCCAGGGCAAATCCCACCTCTGGAGTGAGGACACAACGTGACTCTCCCTGTGGATCCAACAGTGCTGGCTGTTCTTCATCATTGTTCCCCAGGCAGGGTTGCTGTTGTGCCACAACCTCCCTCCAAATCCTCTCAAAAGGTCACTTGTGTGGGCTGGGGCCCAGTTTAAGAGCAGTTCATtgatctttttttgtgtgtgcagagCTGCCTTGTGCTAAGATGGGCAAATTCTTTCACTTCTTAGCATTTGTAATTAAAGCAGCGACTGCAGGCATGATGGATACCATCAAAGAACACCAGGAAGGAGGACGAAGGACATCCAAGGGCTTCTGCCAAGAACAAgcatctccttccttcccaaatGCCAGTCTGCCCCAACCACTGAGGAATAAGTTTGGGGCAGAAGTGGCACTTCTCACAACTGGAGGCATGTGGAAGAACCTGGGATGGCTGAAACACGCCTTCAGGCAGTAGCCATGATACCCAAGTCAAGAAGTCTTGAAAAACTGACCAAGACGGGGCTGTCTTCAGTCATCAGATCAGACGGTGGGATGTTTGGCAACTGGTTttggcaccagccccagtgGACCACTGACTCAACCCCATTCAACCCCTCATGCTCTTGCACACTCCTGTCTCCTGGGGATGGTGTGCAAGGGGCCTGGGATGGTGTGGTCCCCCCCTGcctttattgattttttttctgtctctgcccCAGCCTTATCTCGTGCTGCTCTGGCTCTCCAAGTTCCTGTAAACACTTCTGTAGCGTGGCTGCatataaaaggaagaagaatgcAGATCTGTCCTCCCCATCTGCCTCCCCCTGAGAGGCCAAAGCAATTCCTCCCGACAAAACCTCGCCACAGCAAACACTCGGCGAGTTTTTCActgggttgtttttgtttaatctaAGAAACCTCGCTGAAACTCCTCTGTGGGTTGTGTtggggtggcagggctggggattGCTCCCTTATTCTTCATCTGTGGAGCTTTTTGGGGGtcacagctggagcaggaggtggttctctgagctgctgggggaccaggctggtgctgggggcagcaggctgCCAGAGAGGGGGCACTGCCTGGCAGGACTCCTGAGGGTGACAGGGGACATCTCAGGTCAGCCAAGGGCTATGCTCTGCTACTCACCTTCCTTGCTCACCTTTCAGATTCTCAAAATTCACTGTTTTCAGTCACTAGGGCCAAAGTTGCCATTGAACACGTGAGCCCCATCCAGGTCTCTGTCAGTGAACAGCAGATCCAGCTGCACATCATACAATTGGCCCATCCAGTCACAAAATTATCCACAAGATCCTCCAGAAATCTCCAGGAGTGCTTGCATCCCAATCCGTTGACCTTCCAGCAGACCTCACAAGAGCAGGGTTCATCACCCAGATGTTTCCTCAAGTTGTTTACAGGCCTCGTGCCCGTCCTCACCCTGATGGGGTTGGCCTGTAACATGCCCCCAGCCCAAAGCCACCCTCCCTGTCCCATCCTTGGGGCACTCACCCAGTCCCCCAtcccgtggaggagccccatACACCCGAACTGCAACGTTGGGTTCCTCATCCAGCCAACAGCTCCTGAAGGCAAGGAGAAGCCAAGAGCTTCTGGTCAATATCGGCCTTGTGCTGGGCCCTCCCTCTGGCTGGAGGCCCCAGCGCGAGGCTGGGCGGCGTTCAAGTATTTGtctaggaaaaggaaaatatctgcGAAACATCACAAAGAAAGATTTTGCTGAATCCCAGCCCTCCAGTTGCAAACGTTACAGACGGAGAAGTTTTGCCAGGAACGTAAGGGAGTCAGATGCATGACTTCcattaatttaaagaaaagcgAACATCTAAGCTGCTTGCACAGCTTTGAGCAGCTAAGCTCAAACATCTGTGCTGAAGAGACAAGGAGACTGGAATTTGTTTTTGACACCAACTATAGTTTATTACTTGAAACGCCACAAAAATTCATTCTTACAAACACGAGAGCTTCTGCTGGATGGCAGCTTTGGCCCTGACAATTCACCCTGgtcctccttcctttttctgtgtccctCCAGCTATGTTTGTGCCCCCTAGGACATCATGCGTCCCTCCTGATGGCCACGGTGAGGAGCACGTTGTCGTGGGTACAGGCTTACAACCCTTTTGCTCGCTGGATGGGGCTGAAGGAGCAACCTACGCTCCTTGCTCAGGCCTGTGGGTATCCCCGGCCACCCACGGACATGAGCGGAGAGAAGGACGAGCCCTCCTCTCACAGCTGGTATTTCCTCAGCAGCTCACTCTGCCACTGCCTCTTCTTGTTGGGGAAGGCGAGGGGGATCTTGATCTTTCGGAAGTCCTCGATGCACTTCCCCAGCTCTGACTCCAGTGCCTTCCTCTCCTCGCTCAGCCCCGCGGCCAcggggctgccccccaccccgttCTCCTTCACCGTTGCATGGTCGCTGTTACACCTCTGCCCCAtctccttcacctcctccaGCTTCTTCAGGGGCTTGGAGAAGTCCAAGGTGTTGGGGCGAGCAGGGCACTCCTCGGGGGCTTCTGGCTGAGGTGTGGagccaggagggctggggtCATCCTGTCCCGACCTGGGGTCTTTTGGGATGCTCTCACTCGTGGATGGAGTGGGACTGGGCTCACcgtggctgctggtgctgggggatgCAGCGTTGTACCCaccgctggggctgggggggtcctgccTCGTCTCCTGGCCCTGCCTGGGCTCCCCAGTGTCGCTGcgggctgcaggagggaagcagagaaaTGCACAAGAGGGGGAGATTACACCGTCCCTGATGGAGCAAAGCCAGGGTGCAGCCACCTGGGGGACATAGCTCAGGTCActtgggcattttttttctctaaaatatctGAATTCTTAACCTACtgcatttttcccccacttttttAGTGCATCTGCTAGCAGAGATATAAAGCAGggtataaaatatttctattttaaatccCTCCACCTAAACTTTGTCCCCCACGGAAGTAGAAAATGTCAAGGTGAATTTTtagtttttcctgaaaacttttttttattttattcccttccccccttttattttattttgacatttgcTTCAACTGCTCCAGAACAAAAATTACTAGAGGTGGAAAGCTGAAATGTCATCCGTCACTGAGGAGAAACCTTGAAGGCTGGATTTTCTTCGTCAAATCTCTCCGGGAAGTTACAAGGATGTATCTTAGCCCCAAATTCTTTGAGTGATGGAATAAAATCTCCAAGTTCTTATACTGCTTTAATCATCTTATCTGAAAGCCTCACAGTTGCCTTTGTGAAATGGGGCACCGAGGCAGGGGGAACATAAGCTGATGAACCCAAATTCGTACAGGGAGCCTAGAGCTTAGCTGGAGACCGAATTCAAatctcttcatttcttctcctgcttcttcGCTCCAAGACCATCTAACGATGATAGCTAGCTCGGCACAGCAGTTTCTCTCTAAGGCTTTCAACACATTTTGCATCACATTACTCCCATTTGAGGCACAGAGAGGTGAGATAACTTGTTAAGGTCACCAGGCTGAGAATGAAGCCCAGGTCCCCTGGGTGCTGTTCCTGTGTACTCTCCGTGCCAGACCACACTGATTTGCTTTGTGTGGTCTGGAAAGGCTGGGCTGAAATTCAGCTGCCAGCCTGCAAACCTGCAGCCCCCACATTCTTGCAAGCCATCTGCTCTCACTTCATTCCCGTTGCAATGGGGACAGCCTGAGACCCCTGGCAGGCTGCTGAGCttgggcagagcaggagagtGGGGTGACAAATCCCCTGCTTGGGTATGGGTTGGCCGAGGTGTCTCTTAGGACGGTGATCTTCAGTCATTGTGCCTCTCCAGTCCCCACATCAGTACACAACTTTGTCCAGGTCTTTTGCAGGTACCAGCAGCgtaattcttttaatttagGCATGATGAGGTAGTTTAAGCCATTTCCAGGTGGCCGAGGCACTTTGCATAAAGTAGCTAATGACTCTTAATGACTGGTCTTTGGAAATACTCATTAACTGCCCATAAACGATTTACTTAGCGTTATTTTACCTCATACACCAAGGACGTGTTCTCTCACAGCCTGCTCTGGCTGCTTCTCATGCTAACATCTGCACAAATGCTCCTGCACACAGTGAGAAATGCAAATCTCAGCAGGTTTTGGTTTTCCCCCTGAACGGTGATGAAACACAAGCTTCCTCCTGGCCAAGCATCCTGGCCAAACATCGCAGCCTGAGATCACCTGCACAGGCACATGTACTTCCAAACTgcacggggctggaggggagccAAGAGCCACGAAGATTTTCCAAGGAAATTTAGCTCCAGGCTGGAATTTGCAGGATCCAACCACAGGCAGATGTCAAGGGACAGAAGTTTGTCTTGGCCACCAACAGATGTCCCATCTCTGGGACAAGATACTTGTCTTGTTTAGGAGTCTTCGCCTAAGACTTTCTGTGAGATCAGAGTCTTTCTGACCCTGATTAAAAGCCTGGAATGTCCTATTAAGATGTGCGTgtgctttggttttgtgtgcTAGTGATTTGAGGAGTGTGGGGATCACTTTGGCTGGAGTCTGACCTGGACCAAACCTGAAATTGAATGCCCCCGGCTCTGAGGCAGTCCGAGTCTTCctggatatttcttttccactgaaattctCTGCAGCTTTGTACAAATACCTTAATTTTCCCTTGGGCTAAGCTTCCCTCACATTGTGTTCCTGGCCTGCAGCAGTCAGAACCCCTGTGCCCAGCAATACGTGGGTACAGCTCCTGAGCTGATCCCAGCACACCTCGCAGCACTCCAGCCATCAGCCAGGAAGAATATACGTAGTCTAATTTtgtcatcctttttttttaattttctcagacTTTGCTTCCCGTGTGACACTTCTGTCTGCTTTAGAGCATCAATTAAAGTGCAGAAGTGACATGTCCGATGCAGCCCCATGGTGCTGTTGGAAATCCTGCTGAGTGCAATTAACGGGCTCCGGCACACGGTGAGCCGATGCTTTGCAGGGGAAGCACACACTGTCCCAGCCCCTTGCTGCTTTTTTGGATAgcacttttttctcttctgagcaCTTGACAAGGAGATGAACTCGCCATGTGCCAGGAGCCCAGGGCCCCGGCTTATTCCATTTGGTTTGCTCTGTGTCAATGCTTCCAGCTCCAGAAGAAATCAGAGCTCTCCTTTGCCAATTGACAACAAAGACCCAGGATGGAAGGGTCTGCAAAGACAATGAGCCAGATATCTTGTGGCAAAGCACCGTTAGGAGGGTTTTGTTGGAAGGCCCCAGAAAGGACAGGTGAAGAGCAGTTCATTCCTGTGATTTTTCCCCATCACAATGGGGCACCTTCAGCTCAGACTGGGTTGGCCTCAAGGAtcactcttcctttccctttacTTGTTGCAGGCACCCAAATCTCcccagaagggaaaagaagggtcttctcttctttttgtcCCAACCAAAAACATTATCTGAGCCCATATTGGGCATCCCAATGGAGAGATGGGCATCGGAGGGAACCCCCCACCATGGGTAGCAGCAGAGCTTTGTGCATCTcgggttgtttttattttgctgctttatttccatggttctttttctttcagattttaagtgaaaaaaacatcaacaacacATTGCTTGAGGTCAAACAAAGATGTCCCAGTTCCTTTACAAGCTTATTAAACTCCTTCCTAGCCTCTCAGATTTAGCATGTTGTGACACAGAGATGGagaaaagtttcaaaacaaGAGCTGGAAGAGATTATTTAGTTTGTACACCTGCGTGTGCCTGGAGGAGGGGGGGCAGGGACCTAAACCATTTGCTTCAGCCAGAGTTTTGCTAGCCCTAAAAGTGCATTCAGAAAACAGGTTTATTCTTTGGTCAAAATATTTCTcgtgaaaatatttctctgcctAGTGATGGGGAGCTGCGACCAGAAATCATGCAGGGATGCAGATCCTggaaaattttatatattagaGCAGTTTGCCTGGAAAATGTCAGCCTGTGTCTGCCTGGAGTGAACCCATGGCCAGCAGGACAGGCTGGGATGCACAGGGTGTACCTGCAGCCTACCCACACCCGACGCAAAATAGCTGCAAGCTCCTTATCCCCGTGAATCTCAGGTCTTGCCCCTGCTCAAATTGATTATTGAAAAATCAAGCTGAGCCCGAAAAGTGATGTCTGCACTCCTGGCTGGCTCTAATCCCCCTTATTTTATCAAAGAAGGACAAGACTCTGCATAAATAAATGTCGTTGACCCTATCTGCCTGCAGCAGTAGCCCGTGCATTCCCAAGAGCCTCAATTAGCCTGGCTGTGCCAGGGAAGGCTGCTGCTAAATCCGCAGCCCTGGTGACATTGTGCATGGATTAACTGCTATAGCAACCCCCGCGGGACCAGGGTGCCAGCaccaggacagacagacagacagacattcGTTTTTCAACTTCCACGCTGAAAGCAAACGCCCCTTCTATCCCCTGTGGagcaatacatatatatatatatatataatgtttgtcagcaccagctctgcttctgctttgcatGTTCTAAAAATGTCTGAAACAATCCGATCCTGCAGCCTTGAAACGCTAATCCAGATTTTTGATCTCAAAAcgatagatttttttccctatccgTCAGGTTGtcctctgctgccaggaggaggGTAGGTGGGTTCGGGGCTCGGGGATTtcaggtttgtttcttttttgccatGTAGGCACCCTGTGGTGAGAAGGAGCTCCGTCCCCCCACTCCTTCAGGCCCCTCGATGACAAAGAGAGCTTGGGGAGCGTGTAAATGATGGAGACGTGCTCACAGCCAGCACTACAATTCCGACTCAACCCtctgaaaatgtttgcatttcccAAACccacctatttttttttggtgtttgtgaGGGGTGCTAGCTCTGCTGTTGGTTACAGAGGACATTTGCTGCTCAGGGGGGGTCTGTGCAGCCCAGACACCCAGGACATCCTTACCCTAAATGATGACTTTCACCCAAATGATAACACCACTGCTCCTCCTCGGCCACCCCTGGGGttggggagaagcagcagcaacccCCCAAGGGGCCCCAAAAGTGCCACCCCATCCCTGTTGGAAGGCAGAAGCTTTGCTTTCCCCTGATGCTGGGATGCCCCAGGCCCTGGGGTGATCTTTTCTGAGCATGGTCAGCAGCTTTATCAGACCAAGACTTGCAGGATTGTTTTGCTCGATCGTGCTTTTTGAGTGCTCTACGGTGGGGACATGGTAACACGTTGTGTTTTGGCAAAGCAAATTCAGGCACCAGAGGTCAAATCCCAGTGCCGTGGCGGAGCCactctgctgcagctccacaTCAGCAAAACATCTGGGCTCGGGGTTTGCGTGCTGCACGAAGCAAAAACAGCTTTCCTTATTTCTTGGCAGGAATTAATTGCTAATATTGTGCATGGCGAACGCTTTGCAAGAGGTgcctgcca belongs to Anas acuta chromosome 13, bAnaAcu1.1, whole genome shotgun sequence and includes:
- the LOC137863617 gene encoding BTB/POZ domain-containing protein KCTD8-like: MSSSEPILDLKTDAAEALPARSDTGEPRQGQETRQDPPSPSGGYNAASPSTSSHGEPSPTPSTSESIPKDPRSGQDDPSPPGSTPQPEAPEECPARPNTLDFSKPLKKLEEVKEMGQRCNSDHATVKENGVGGSPVAAGLSEERKALESELGKCIEDFRKIKIPLAFPNKKRQWQSELLRKYQL